The window TTCGGTTAGGTATTCCTAACTGGGCCGGAACACTCTTTCTTTTAATTCTGGCTACTATTTTTTCTCTTATTATCCAGACTATTGCTTTTACTCCATGGGGAATAGGTTTGTTTGCTCAGTCTCTGTCGTTTAATTCTATCCTTGATGGCAATCCTTCAACATTACCAGGCTATTTTAGTCTCTTAATGTTTGTTTTGTGCGTGATAGGCTTTTTTATTTCATATCTGGCTCAAACGCTTCCTTCTATGTCAATGATATTTCAGTATTTCAGCGCCTCAAAGGGACAGGCAGATAAAGAAGAACAGGATCAGTCTTTATAATACTTTTTATAGATACTTTGATACTCTTTGCTCTTGGTAAATGTCTTAAGCCAGGAGTTGAGACTATCAAGCAATATGGGAGATTGTTTGCTTACACCCCATGAATAGAATTGGGTGAAACTGATATCTGTGTGAATATCCAGCTGAGGAAAAGAATCAATGGAAGCTAAAGCAATGCTTTTATCACAAACTGCATAACTAATATCTCCATGGGCAACCATAGCCATAAGCTGCTCGGAACCATATTTTTCAATTTCTTTAATGTAAATGGCGTCTCCTATTTCATTGCTTAGATTCCGGATACGAAGAATTGAAGGTGAACCTTTCTCTACATGAATGATTTTATGCGCCAAATCCAGCTGGCTTTTAATAAACAGAGGGTTGTTGGCTCCAGCTTTTCGTTGAACTAATATCTGATTGTTCAGAAGGATAGGGGAAGTTAATAAGATGGAGTCTTTCAGTTCACTTGTGGCTGGTATGTTGTAGGCAATAATATCGAACTTCCCACAAGAAAGGCCATTTAAACGTTTCTCAAAACTCATTTCAGGAACAATTTCCAGACGTAAACCTTGGGCTTTGGCAAAAGCTTTTGCCAACTCATACTGAAATCCAGAAATTGTATCTCCGTCTACAAAATAGCTCAAAGAATTGTATTCTGTAACAATCCTCAGAACTCCCGATTTCTTAATCTCTGCATAGTCGCGCGGTTTACCTTTTAAAGCTTCTTTCCGGGTACAGTAAACAGCGATTAATAATACAGATATAGCTCCCAGAATCAGATACTTAATATATCTTCTCTTTATATGATTAATCATAGAAGTTCCAGGAAATACCGATCTTAAATAGACGGGGATTGATTGGATAGTGAGGCACATAGAATGCATTTCCACCTGAACCTTGATTCACATGATACCACATAACAAAGAAGCGCGTGCGTTTTAAGTGAAGGTTTGCATATAAGTCCATAATAGGATATCCTCCAATCTTAACGCCATTTGCTTCATTCTGCAGATTAAAGTTTCCAATGGCTGGAGTATAGGCCGGTGCATAATATTTAGTGAAATAACGAACATCGATTCCCAATTGAAGGCTAAGTACCTTTTTTGCTAGCTTTGTCTCCAAATACAGATTATGATAAAGAGATAGTTCAGGCAACGGAATAATAGTGCTATTCCCGGACTTCTGATAAGAAATTTCATTATCTAAATGAAGCTTACCTAATTTGAA of the uncultured Bacteroides sp. genome contains:
- a CDS encoding transporter substrate-binding domain-containing protein, yielding MNHIKRRYIKYLILGAISVLLIAVYCTRKEALKGKPRDYAEIKKSGVLRIVTEYNSLSYFVDGDTISGFQYELAKAFAKAQGLRLEIVPEMSFEKRLNGLSCGKFDIIAYNIPATSELKDSILLTSPILLNNQILVQRKAGANNPLFIKSQLDLAHKIIHVEKGSPSILRIRNLSNEIGDAIYIKEIEKYGSEQLMAMVAHGDISYAVCDKSIALASIDSFPQLDIHTDISFTQFYSWGVSKQSPILLDSLNSWLKTFTKSKEYQSIYKKYYKD